From Halanaeroarchaeum sulfurireducens, a single genomic window includes:
- a CDS encoding helix-hairpin-helix domain-containing protein yields the protein MGWMDTILSLLGLNSKGNRGTSADQITVEREPEAKAERAVKEPVGAESEEGDDDLAETEVTDSENNDVAEIIEDAVAAETDSEAVDTPHGDDDDTERVEDDTAEVDSDEDDTAEVDSDEDDTAEVDSDEDDTAEIDGDEDDTAEVDAGEPSGTDDAETDVTADPDTGVSDDETAATDDRELTTEDASAGSVEEGEPLTDIKGIGPAYADRLTDAGVDDVATLVSADPDALSEDIDVSPKRIQRWIDRAQ from the coding sequence ATGGGATGGATGGATACGATTCTGTCGCTCTTGGGGCTCAATTCGAAGGGCAACCGAGGGACGTCTGCCGATCAGATCACGGTCGAACGCGAACCCGAGGCAAAGGCGGAGCGGGCCGTGAAAGAGCCGGTCGGGGCAGAGTCCGAGGAGGGTGACGACGATCTCGCCGAGACCGAAGTGACCGACTCCGAAAACAACGACGTGGCTGAGATCATCGAGGACGCCGTAGCAGCGGAGACCGACTCCGAAGCGGTCGACACACCCCACGGCGATGACGACGATACCGAACGCGTCGAAGACGACACCGCCGAAGTCGACAGCGACGAAGACGACACCGCCGAAGTCGACAGCGACGAAGACGACACCGCCGAAGTCGACAGCGACGAAGACGACACCGCCGAGATTGACGGCGACGAAGACGACACCGCCGAGGTCGACGCGGGGGAGCCATCCGGGACCGACGACGCCGAGACAGACGTCACCGCGGACCCGGACACAGGAGTATCCGACGACGAGACGGCTGCGACGGACGATCGAGAATTGACGACGGAGGACGCTTCGGCCGGCTCCGTGGAGGAAGGCGAACCGCTGACCGACATCAAGGGGATCGGGCCAGCCTATGCCGATCGCCTCACCGATGCCGGCGTCGACGACGTCGCGACGCTCGTGTCGGCGGATCCCGACGCACTCTCCGAGGACATCGACGTCTCTCCGAAACGAATCCAACGCTGGATCGACCGGGCGCAGTAA
- a CDS encoding transcriptional regulator, translating to MENARTTREKIAASLRDGAETAASLAERHAISIDSAMRHVRHVARSVDGTDEEFLVRPPTCRDCGFDDFDEPLNLPSRCPECKSEAIEPPAFTIE from the coding sequence ATGGAAAACGCCCGCACCACCAGGGAAAAGATCGCGGCGTCGCTCCGCGACGGGGCGGAGACGGCGGCGTCGCTGGCCGAGCGCCACGCCATCTCGATCGACTCGGCCATGCGTCACGTGCGACACGTGGCCCGGAGCGTCGACGGAACGGACGAGGAGTTTCTCGTCCGGCCGCCGACCTGTCGTGACTGTGGGTTCGACGACTTCGACGAACCGCTCAATCTCCCCTCCCGCTGCCCGGAATGCAAGAGCGAGGCGATAGAACCCCCCGCATTCACCATCGAGTGA
- a CDS encoding sugar phosphate nucleotidyltransferase — protein MDAVVLAGGYATRLWPITKHRPKMFLPVGESTVIDRIFTELEADARIDTVYVSTNERFAPDFRAFLADAPYEKPQLSVEETVAESEKFGVVGALAQLVDREGIVDDLLVVAGDNLLGFDIGDFIDFFEAKDEPTIAAYDVGSLERAKSYGLVQLAGAEVVDFQEKPDDPESTLVSIATYGFPAETLPLLETYLDEDQNPDEPGWFIEWLQSRESVYAYTFDEAWFDIGTPESYLDAVRWALDGENVIAESATLENVTLGENVHVMADAEIVDSNLDSTVVFEGAELHDCSVRDSIIDEQTYLEGIDFSGALIGAHTTISNGD, from the coding sequence ATGGACGCTGTCGTTCTTGCCGGGGGATACGCGACGCGGTTGTGGCCGATCACGAAACATCGTCCGAAGATGTTCCTCCCCGTGGGGGAGTCGACCGTCATCGACCGGATCTTCACGGAACTCGAGGCGGACGCCCGCATCGACACCGTGTACGTCAGTACGAACGAGCGGTTCGCCCCCGATTTCAGGGCGTTTCTCGCGGACGCGCCGTACGAGAAACCGCAATTGTCCGTCGAGGAGACCGTCGCCGAATCGGAGAAGTTCGGCGTCGTCGGCGCCCTCGCACAGCTCGTCGATCGGGAGGGGATCGTGGACGACCTCCTCGTCGTCGCCGGCGACAATCTCCTCGGCTTCGATATCGGCGATTTCATCGACTTCTTCGAGGCGAAGGACGAACCGACCATCGCAGCGTACGACGTCGGCTCGCTCGAACGCGCGAAGTCATACGGCCTCGTCCAGCTCGCGGGAGCGGAGGTCGTCGACTTTCAGGAAAAGCCCGACGATCCGGAGAGTACGCTCGTCTCCATCGCGACCTACGGGTTCCCGGCCGAGACGTTGCCGTTGCTCGAAACCTACCTCGACGAGGATCAGAACCCCGACGAACCCGGCTGGTTCATCGAGTGGCTCCAGTCGCGCGAATCGGTGTACGCCTACACCTTCGACGAAGCGTGGTTCGACATCGGGACACCGGAGAGCTACCTCGACGCCGTCCGGTGGGCACTCGACGGGGAGAACGTGATCGCGGAGAGCGCGACGCTCGAGAACGTGACCCTCGGTGAGAACGTCCACGTCATGGCCGACGCCGAGATCGTCGACTCCAACCTCGACTCGACCGTCGTCTTCGAGGGTGCCGAACTCCACGACTGTTCGGTTCGCGACTCCATCATCGACGAACAGACCTATCTCGAAGGTATCGACTTCTCCGGGGCGCTCATCGGCGCTCACACGACTATCTCCAACGGAGACTGA
- a CDS encoding diphthine--ammonia ligase — MTRGRWVSLFSGGKDSSWALYRALEEGLDVGRLLTVHPEGDSYMYHVPATDLASLAAKSLGIPLVEVTQPALEERNSSDRGDAETATLEAALRELAPDIGGVRGVIAGAVESEFQTDRIAAMADRLDSDLYAPLWQEDPLALGTAMLDAGFEMYIVQVAARGLDESWVGRRLDADTFTELQALNEEYGVHVLGEGGEFETLVTDAPHMHRPIEFEGETVWDGTRGHLAISDAWLGDA; from the coding sequence ATGACGCGAGGGCGATGGGTGAGCCTGTTCTCGGGCGGGAAGGACTCCTCGTGGGCGCTCTACCGGGCGCTGGAGGAGGGGCTGGACGTGGGACGCCTCCTCACGGTCCATCCGGAGGGCGATTCGTACATGTACCACGTTCCGGCGACCGATCTGGCGAGCCTGGCCGCCAAGAGTCTCGGGATACCGCTCGTCGAGGTTACCCAGCCCGCGCTCGAAGAACGCAATTCGAGCGATCGCGGGGACGCAGAGACGGCGACCCTCGAAGCCGCACTGCGCGAGCTTGCACCCGATATCGGTGGCGTCCGTGGCGTGATAGCGGGTGCGGTCGAGAGTGAGTTCCAGACCGATCGCATCGCGGCGATGGCAGACCGCCTCGACAGCGACCTGTACGCGCCGCTCTGGCAGGAGGATCCGCTCGCCCTCGGCACCGCGATGCTCGACGCCGGATTCGAGATGTACATCGTCCAGGTCGCCGCCCGTGGCCTCGACGAGTCCTGGGTCGGCCGCCGTCTCGACGCCGACACGTTCACGGAATTACAGGCGCTCAACGAGGAGTACGGCGTCCACGTCCTGGGTGAGGGCGGCGAGTTCGAGACGCTCGTGACAGACGCCCCCCATATGCATCGACCGATAGAATTTGAAGGCGAGACGGTCTGGGACGGGACTCGGGGCCACCTGGCGATCAGTGACGCCTGGCTCGGCGATGCCTGA
- a CDS encoding DUF373 family protein: MRTLVVVIDRAGDVPRKTGLATPIAGWEAIQSLVVDLGIADPEDSTVNCLLEGLNVTRSLRDENEEAIVAVVSGDTDGVVGADQAIAREVDELIERYDPDAAIVVIDSTEDERLLPIVESRLQVDSVDRVVVRQARDLESTYYLLKQFLADEELRTTVLVPIGIVLLVFPAILMLSSLAVAIGSIAAVIGLFLLYKGLSVDDHLSDLSTQAREAMYSGRVSIVTYVVAAGLALVGIFAGVLGISEHGLREIQLVTVMAFTFYSVPWVTLGALAASTGRLLDEVIQNERVRNSYLNLPFGVLAVGLVIRGFSGYFIERAGYVDGLSIPPMQIGAATIRGFTLTPEEHLAVFVVFGVLVSLAGIRLTSYLAGEFEESGEVA, encoded by the coding sequence ATGCGAACGCTCGTGGTGGTGATCGACCGCGCGGGAGACGTGCCCCGGAAAACCGGGCTGGCGACGCCCATCGCTGGATGGGAGGCCATTCAGTCGTTGGTCGTCGACCTGGGCATCGCCGACCCGGAAGACTCCACGGTCAACTGCCTCCTCGAGGGTCTGAACGTGACGCGGAGCCTGCGCGACGAAAACGAAGAGGCGATCGTCGCCGTCGTGTCGGGCGACACCGACGGCGTGGTCGGAGCCGACCAGGCCATCGCCCGCGAGGTGGACGAGCTCATCGAGCGGTACGACCCGGACGCGGCGATCGTCGTCATCGACAGCACGGAGGACGAACGCTTGTTACCGATCGTCGAGAGCCGCCTTCAGGTCGACTCCGTCGACCGCGTGGTCGTCCGCCAGGCGCGGGACCTCGAATCCACGTACTACCTTCTCAAGCAGTTCCTCGCGGACGAAGAGCTCCGCACGACCGTCCTCGTTCCCATCGGTATCGTTCTCCTCGTCTTCCCCGCCATCCTGATGTTGAGCAGCCTCGCCGTCGCGATCGGGTCCATCGCCGCGGTCATCGGCCTGTTCTTGCTCTACAAGGGCCTCTCTGTGGACGACCACCTGTCCGATCTCTCGACGCAGGCCCGCGAGGCCATGTACTCCGGGCGCGTCTCCATCGTCACCTACGTCGTCGCGGCCGGCCTCGCGCTGGTCGGTATCTTCGCGGGCGTGCTTGGTATCTCGGAGCACGGCCTCCGCGAAATCCAGCTCGTGACGGTAATGGCCTTTACCTTCTACAGCGTCCCCTGGGTGACCCTGGGCGCGCTGGCGGCGAGCACCGGCAGGCTCCTCGACGAGGTCATTCAAAACGAACGCGTCCGGAACTCGTATCTGAACCTCCCCTTCGGCGTTCTCGCGGTCGGCCTCGTGATACGGGGATTCTCCGGATACTTCATCGAACGCGCCGGATACGTGGACGGCCTGTCGATCCCCCCGATGCAGATCGGCGCGGCGACGATTCGTGGGTTCACGCTCACGCCCGAGGAGCACCTCGCCGTCTTCGTGGTCTTCGGCGTCCTCGTCAGTCTCGCCGGCATCCGACTCACGTCGTATCTCGCTGGGGAGTTCGAGGAATCCGGTGAGGTCGCCTGA
- the sppA gene encoding signal peptide peptidase SppA, whose protein sequence is MTSTGSRLAQTAIIGGGAVFAAVAGFVVFVTVPDGNVARLFGVVLALSTAILGLRLGREYADALVARYNVARVSVEGPIANRPGGLPTKPVAVTARDVVEQIETADADSHVRALVVSLDTPGGEIVPSDDIRRAVEDFDGPTVAYATGTCASGGYWIASGSDHVVAREGSLVGSIGVIASRVTGEGLLDSLGLTYERLVAGEYKDAGIPLRDMNDAEREYLQGIVDDYYETFVDRVTAGRDLDEEAVRETKAQVFLGQEALERGLVDELGADDAVEAWVSDEIGDAVEIRDFEPKLGLSERLRMGAERVTFALGAGLASTLADDDTASSFEFR, encoded by the coding sequence ATGACATCCACAGGATCCCGACTCGCTCAGACGGCGATTATCGGTGGGGGTGCGGTGTTCGCCGCAGTCGCCGGGTTCGTCGTCTTCGTGACCGTCCCCGACGGGAACGTGGCGAGGCTGTTCGGGGTCGTCCTCGCTTTGAGCACTGCGATCCTGGGTCTGCGACTCGGTCGGGAGTACGCGGATGCCCTCGTCGCCCGCTACAACGTGGCCCGCGTCTCGGTCGAGGGACCAATCGCGAACCGGCCCGGCGGACTGCCCACGAAACCGGTGGCCGTGACGGCCCGTGACGTCGTCGAGCAGATCGAAACGGCCGACGCCGACTCCCACGTTCGGGCGCTGGTCGTTTCACTCGACACCCCCGGCGGCGAGATCGTCCCGAGTGACGATATTCGGCGGGCGGTCGAGGACTTCGACGGCCCGACAGTCGCCTACGCGACTGGAACCTGTGCCAGCGGCGGGTACTGGATTGCGAGCGGCTCCGACCACGTGGTCGCTCGGGAGGGGAGCCTCGTGGGGAGCATCGGCGTCATCGCCTCCCGCGTCACCGGCGAGGGATTGCTCGACAGCCTGGGATTGACCTACGAGCGACTCGTCGCGGGGGAATACAAGGACGCCGGCATTCCCCTCCGGGACATGAACGACGCGGAGCGGGAGTACCTACAGGGTATCGTCGACGACTACTACGAGACGTTCGTCGACCGGGTCACGGCGGGACGGGACCTGGACGAAGAGGCGGTACGGGAGACGAAGGCACAGGTCTTTCTCGGGCAGGAAGCACTCGAACGAGGGCTGGTCGACGAACTCGGCGCCGACGACGCGGTCGAGGCCTGGGTATCGGACGAAATCGGCGACGCCGTGGAGATACGGGACTTCGAGCCCAAACTCGGTCTGTCGGAACGACTCCGGATGGGTGCAGAACGGGTCACCTTCGCGCTTGGCGCTGGCCTCGCGAGCACGCTGGCCGACGACGACACCGCGTCGAGCTTCGAATTTCGCTGA
- a CDS encoding coiled-coil protein, with protein MAEEIEISVSSADELITDEQLQDKSKGQLIKNAGQFRDRRNELNQIASKRASKRDDLNAKTRERVDEAQDHREKRDTLNERVQEHKSVRNELNAKANELFEKVENLKSDLELDEGKDLEQLKEEIEELEFKQQTEVLSADDERELIEKIEDKRDEYQDKKEKLDENNDLEEYVDEAEEVRAEASKHHDKVTELADRAQKHHNQMIEAYREADDIRDEADEMHEDFVEAQESADAHHEAFVRVQKRLRELDKKEEEDRKDERAEKREEAREEAEEIYERFKDGETLDTEDLRKLQKSGHL; from the coding sequence ATGGCTGAGGAAATCGAAATCAGCGTATCGAGCGCAGACGAACTCATCACGGACGAACAGCTTCAGGACAAATCGAAAGGCCAGCTCATCAAAAATGCCGGCCAGTTCCGCGACCGCCGGAACGAACTCAATCAGATCGCGAGCAAACGGGCCTCCAAGCGCGACGATCTGAACGCGAAGACACGCGAGAGAGTCGACGAGGCCCAGGACCACCGCGAAAAGCGCGACACGCTCAACGAACGGGTCCAAGAGCACAAGTCGGTGCGTAACGAGCTCAACGCGAAGGCGAACGAACTCTTCGAGAAGGTCGAGAATCTCAAATCAGACCTTGAACTCGACGAGGGCAAGGACCTCGAACAGCTCAAAGAGGAGATCGAGGAACTCGAGTTCAAACAGCAGACGGAGGTTCTCTCCGCGGACGACGAGCGCGAACTCATCGAGAAGATCGAGGACAAGCGCGACGAGTACCAGGACAAAAAGGAGAAACTCGACGAGAACAACGATCTCGAGGAGTACGTCGACGAGGCAGAGGAGGTCCGGGCCGAAGCCTCCAAGCACCACGACAAGGTCACGGAACTCGCCGACCGGGCCCAGAAACATCACAACCAGATGATCGAGGCCTATCGCGAGGCCGACGACATCAGGGACGAGGCCGACGAAATGCACGAGGATTTCGTCGAGGCCCAGGAGTCCGCCGACGCCCATCACGAGGCATTCGTCCGCGTCCAGAAGCGTCTGCGCGAACTGGACAAAAAGGAGGAAGAAGACCGCAAGGACGAGCGCGCAGAGAAACGCGAGGAGGCACGCGAAGAGGCCGAAGAGATCTACGAGCGCTTCAAGGACGGCGAGACCCTCGACACCGAGGACCTTCGCAAACTCCAGAAGAGCGGTCACCTCTAA
- a CDS encoding DUF371 domain-containing protein, which yields MSRSEFVRAVGHEHVSADHESTFELTTDDYLTPAGDCILGIEADRSPADFSASFVEACRDADAAITATIEVADRTVTITGRGDPELTFENDRSMVGRTSTYVDDRTIMVEADAAAADIDDDIVDALADGGSVTMELRVE from the coding sequence ATGTCCAGAAGCGAGTTCGTTCGTGCCGTCGGCCACGAACACGTTTCCGCAGACCACGAGAGCACCTTCGAGTTGACGACCGACGACTACCTCACGCCCGCGGGCGATTGTATACTCGGCATCGAGGCCGACCGCTCCCCGGCAGATTTTTCTGCATCGTTCGTCGAGGCCTGTCGGGACGCAGACGCCGCGATAACGGCGACCATCGAGGTGGCGGACCGCACGGTCACGATCACCGGTCGTGGGGACCCCGAGCTCACGTTCGAGAACGATCGCAGCATGGTCGGTCGAACGAGCACGTACGTGGACGACCGGACGATCATGGTCGAGGCGGACGCGGCCGCCGCCGATATCGACGATGACATCGTCGACGCCCTGGCCGACGGGGGATCCGTAACCATGGAGCTACGGGTGGAGTGA
- a CDS encoding endonuclease III domain-containing protein: MSDDPEPSRNISGGHDGGGAAVEFDRGSAETRAEEVVDRLGELYWQKSYGGQHAFVSLVRTILSQNTSDAASQPAHDRLMDQFDDQVDLAAALADAPTDGIVKAIRSAGLYNQKAAVIQRVAAHVRDEYGGADAFDRYVRTEDAHQVRDTLLQLKGVGPKTADCVLLFAGGRDGVFPVDTHVHRIYRRLGIAPPDADHEEVREVLEARMPPEKCGFGHTASIQFGREYCTARDPACLGGPEACPLYDLCDRVGVDVETGTTVDPADSTASP; this comes from the coding sequence ATGAGCGACGACCCCGAGCCGAGCCGGAACATCTCCGGTGGCCACGACGGCGGTGGGGCGGCCGTCGAATTCGATCGCGGATCCGCCGAGACACGAGCGGAGGAAGTCGTCGACCGCCTGGGGGAGCTGTACTGGCAGAAGTCCTACGGCGGCCAGCACGCGTTCGTCTCCCTCGTCCGGACGATCCTCTCACAGAACACGAGCGATGCCGCGAGTCAGCCGGCCCACGACCGACTGATGGACCAGTTCGACGACCAGGTGGACCTGGCCGCTGCACTCGCCGACGCGCCGACGGACGGTATCGTCAAGGCGATCCGCTCTGCCGGGCTCTACAACCAGAAGGCCGCCGTCATTCAGCGAGTTGCGGCACACGTGCGCGATGAGTACGGGGGCGCCGACGCCTTCGACCGGTACGTTCGAACGGAGGACGCCCATCAGGTCCGGGATACGCTCCTCCAGTTGAAAGGTGTCGGCCCGAAGACCGCAGATTGCGTCCTCCTGTTTGCCGGCGGCCGCGACGGAGTGTTTCCCGTGGACACACACGTCCATCGCATCTACCGGCGGCTTGGGATCGCACCGCCCGATGCCGACCACGAGGAGGTTCGCGAGGTGTTGGAGGCCCGTATGCCCCCGGAGAAGTGCGGGTTCGGCCACACGGCGAGCATCCAGTTCGGCCGGGAGTACTGCACCGCTCGCGATCCGGCATGTCTCGGCGGTCCCGAAGCGTGTCCGCTCTACGACCTCTGTGACCGGGTGGGGGTCGACGTGGAAACTGGTACCACCGTGGATCCGGCCGACTCGACGGCTTCGCCGTAG
- a CDS encoding beta-CASP ribonuclease aCPSF1: MSAVDQQLEDIQATIESEVPPDISVTEVKYEGPELVVYTRDPKKFARNGDLIRRLASQLRKRITVRPDPAVLTRPDTAREQIMDVIPDDAGVTDLDFHEDTGEVVIEASKPGMVIGRHGSTLRDITQESGWTPEVLRTPPLESATVSNVRNFLKQERDERRDILERVGRQIHREEMSDDEWVRITTLGCCREVGRAAFLLSTPETRILIDTGDKPGSDEVPYLQVPEALGAGAATIDAVVLTHAHLDHSALIPLLFKYGYDGPIYTTEPTRDLMGLLTLDYLDVASKEGRTPPYGSEMVREAIKHTIPLEYGDVTDIAPDVKLTLHNAGHILGSAVSHFHIGDGLYNVAFSGDIHYDDTRLFNGAVNDFPRVETLVLESTYGGRNDYQTDQEDAEKQLIDVINETYERGGKILIPAFAVGRSQEIMLVLEKAMREGKIPEMPVHLDGMILEATAIHTTYPEYLRDDLRDQIFHEDANPFLADAFNQIDGGEDERMDVAEDEQSIILSTSGMVTGGPIMSWLEHIGPDPKSTMVFVGYQAQGTLGRRIQNGWDEIPISNDGGRADRLTLKVDVETVDGFSGHADRQGLMDFVETMNPRPEKVLCVHGDERSTQELSSALYHEYNIRTFAPKNLETFRLI; encoded by the coding sequence ATGAGTGCGGTAGATCAGCAACTCGAAGACATTCAAGCGACGATAGAGAGCGAAGTACCGCCCGACATCTCGGTAACGGAGGTGAAATACGAGGGGCCGGAACTGGTCGTCTACACCAGGGACCCGAAGAAATTCGCGCGGAACGGCGATCTCATCCGGCGGCTCGCGAGTCAGCTCCGCAAACGGATCACCGTTCGCCCCGACCCGGCCGTCCTCACGCGTCCCGACACGGCACGCGAGCAGATCATGGACGTGATCCCGGACGACGCGGGAGTCACGGATCTGGACTTCCACGAGGACACCGGCGAAGTCGTCATCGAGGCCTCGAAACCCGGGATGGTCATCGGCCGCCACGGCTCCACGTTGCGCGACATCACCCAGGAGTCGGGATGGACCCCGGAGGTGCTGCGAACGCCGCCGCTCGAATCTGCGACCGTGAGCAACGTCCGCAACTTCCTGAAACAGGAACGCGACGAGCGGCGTGATATCCTGGAGCGGGTCGGACGACAGATTCACCGCGAAGAGATGTCCGACGACGAGTGGGTTCGTATCACGACCCTCGGCTGTTGCCGGGAGGTCGGGCGTGCGGCGTTCCTCCTCTCGACGCCCGAGACGCGGATCCTTATCGACACCGGGGACAAACCCGGCTCGGACGAGGTGCCCTATCTCCAGGTCCCGGAAGCCCTGGGCGCTGGCGCGGCCACCATCGACGCGGTCGTCCTGACACACGCACACCTCGACCACTCCGCGCTGATCCCGCTCCTGTTCAAATATGGCTACGACGGACCGATTTACACGACCGAGCCCACGAGGGATCTAATGGGGCTGTTGACCCTCGATTATCTCGACGTCGCCTCGAAGGAGGGACGGACACCGCCCTACGGTTCGGAGATGGTCCGGGAAGCAATCAAACACACCATCCCCCTCGAGTACGGCGACGTGACCGACATCGCCCCCGACGTCAAACTCACGCTCCACAACGCGGGACACATCCTCGGATCGGCCGTCTCACACTTCCACATCGGGGACGGACTGTACAACGTCGCGTTCTCCGGCGACATCCACTACGACGACACGCGCCTGTTCAACGGTGCAGTCAACGACTTCCCGCGCGTCGAGACCCTGGTTCTGGAATCCACGTACGGCGGCCGAAACGACTACCAGACCGATCAGGAGGACGCCGAGAAACAGCTCATCGACGTCATCAACGAAACCTACGAGAGGGGAGGGAAGATCCTCATACCGGCGTTCGCCGTCGGGCGTTCCCAGGAGATCATGCTCGTCCTCGAGAAGGCGATGCGCGAGGGTAAAATCCCCGAGATGCCCGTTCACCTCGACGGCATGATCCTCGAGGCGACGGCCATTCACACGACCTATCCCGAGTACCTCCGAGACGACCTTCGCGATCAGATTTTCCACGAGGACGCCAACCCGTTCCTCGCGGACGCGTTCAACCAGATCGACGGGGGCGAGGACGAGCGCATGGACGTCGCCGAGGACGAGCAGTCCATCATCCTCTCGACGTCGGGGATGGTCACCGGTGGCCCCATCATGTCCTGGCTCGAACACATCGGCCCGGACCCGAAGAGCACGATGGTCTTCGTCGGATACCAGGCCCAGGGGACGCTCGGGCGTCGGATCCAGAACGGCTGGGACGAGATCCCCATCTCGAACGACGGGGGTCGGGCCGACCGACTCACGCTCAAGGTCGACGTCGAGACCGTCGACGGGTTCTCCGGTCACGCCGACCGCCAGGGACTCATGGACTTCGTGGAGACGATGAACCCCCGGCCGGAGAAGGTACTCTGTGTCCACGGCGACGAGCGCTCCACCCAGGAACTCTCCTCGGCGCTCTACCACGAGTACAACATCCGCACGTTCGCGCCGAAGAACCTCGAGACGTTCCGGCTGATCTGA
- a CDS encoding 8-oxo-dGTP diphosphatase codes for MVDLYPGWIVQEATITYPVTDGSVLLIEKKRGVGAGLYNGPGGKVEAGESPREAARREVREEIRVRVPALSKFGELEFVFGGDHFMTVHVYRAPGVLGDPEETVEAKPRWVALDAVPYDRMWEDDRYWLPLLLAGRTFRGWFRFDGAGETLRGRFVEPDVTV; via the coding sequence ATGGTCGACCTGTACCCGGGGTGGATCGTGCAGGAGGCGACCATCACGTATCCCGTCACCGACGGATCGGTACTCCTGATCGAGAAGAAACGCGGCGTCGGCGCGGGACTGTACAACGGACCAGGCGGCAAAGTCGAGGCGGGCGAATCGCCACGGGAAGCCGCCCGTCGAGAGGTCCGCGAGGAGATCCGGGTCCGCGTCCCGGCCCTGTCGAAATTCGGGGAACTCGAATTCGTCTTCGGTGGCGATCACTTCATGACGGTCCATGTCTACCGCGCTCCGGGCGTCCTGGGTGATCCCGAGGAGACGGTGGAAGCGAAGCCTCGCTGGGTGGCCCTGGACGCCGTGCCCTACGATCGAATGTGGGAGGACGACCGGTACTGGCTGCCGCTTCTCCTCGCGGGCCGAACGTTCCGTGGCTGGTTTCGGTTCGACGGGGCTGGGGAGACCCTCCGGGGCCGATTCGTCGAGCCCGACGTCACGGTGTAG